A genomic stretch from Primulina huaijiensis isolate GDHJ02 chromosome 14, ASM1229523v2, whole genome shotgun sequence includes:
- the LOC140956469 gene encoding vesicle-associated membrane protein 721-like, translated as MGQQSLIYSFVARGTVILAEYTEFTGNFTGIAAQCLQKLPSTNNKFTYNCDGHTFNYLVEDGFTYCVVAVESIGRQIPIAFLERLREDFTKKYSGGKAATAVANSLNREFGPKMKEQMQYCVDHPEEISKLAKVKAQVSEVKGVMMENIEKVLDRGEKIELLVDKTENLRSQAQDFRAQGTQMRRKMWLQNMKIKLIVLGIIIALILIIVLSVCGGFKCH; from the exons ATGGGGCAGCAGTCGTTGATCTACAGCTTCGTAGCGCGTGGAACTGTGATCCTGGCGGAGTACACCGAGTTTACGGGGAATTTCACCGGTATAGCGGCGCAGTGCCTTCAGAAACTTCCTTCTACTAACAATAAGTTCACCTACAACTGCGATGGTCACACCTTCAATTATCTTGTTGAGGATGGATTCA CATATTGTGTTGTGGCTGTTGAATCCATTGGGAGACAGATTCCTATTGCATTTTTAGAGAGATTAAGGGAGGATTTTACCAAGAAATATAGTGGAGGGAAGGCTGCTACAGCTGTGGCCAACAGCCTGAACAGAGAGTTTGG GCCCAAAATGAAGGAGCAAATGCAGTACTGTGTGGATCATCCAGAGGAGATCAGCAAGCTGGCAAAAGTGAAAGCTCAGGTTTCAGAAGTCAAAGGGGTGATGATGGAGAACATTGAAAAG GTTCTTGACCGTGGAGAGAAAATCGAGCTTCTGGTTGATAAAACTGAGAATCTTCGCTCTCAG GCACAAGACTTTAGAGCCCAAGGAACCCAGATGAGGAGAAAGATGTGGCTGCAGAATATGAAGATAAAGCTGATTGTTCTGGGAATTATCATTGCCTTGATCCTCATAATAGTTTTATCGGTTTGCGGTGGATTCAAATGTCATTAG